In Chroicocephalus ridibundus chromosome 2, bChrRid1.1, whole genome shotgun sequence, the DNA window ttgaaaaagaaaaacaagaaaaagaaaatcaagaaaaaagaaggagagCGTAGAAAccagaagcaaaaccagaaacaaagaGATGTATTTCCAGCTTTCTAAATCTAAATAAATTCTATCAAAAATGCCGGAACATTAATTGAAACGTGCATTCGTCATCAGAACAACAACTGTGGACGCCTGAAGCTTCATCCAGGTTCGACCAACGTTTGAGGCAAAAGTGCTGCTGAGTTTGGTGGGTCAGGAGACTCTACAGGAACCCCTGGAGAAAACAGTTGCTCTTGTTCACACAACAGAGACGGGCAATGCCGTATttaaaactggggggggggggagtgtggaACCTGTTGACTGTAGGGTGTGCTCTGTTTCACTCGGTTGCTGCATGCTGTTTTATTCTTCAGCTTTAAGCATTTTAATTGCTGCTATAGTGATTTTTCCGTCACTCTGAAAAGGCTTTGCGGCCAGATGTTGTTTGTCATTTGTCCCACAGTAGCTGGCAATAATAtaattacagaaatataaaaaaatgtgcTCAGCACTGAGGATTACTAGCCAATCCAAGCATTTTCCTACTGAATCACTTTTTCAAATATTCCTTCTCACAGCAGTCCAAATGATTTTCTAGCTCTGGCTGAGCTAACTTCCCAAGCATTccagttatatttattttttctaatgcaCTTGTCAGCTACTTCAAACTCCACCCCAACCCCTGACAGCAAGGCCAATCGAACACCCTCTCATTGTGGTTTCATGGGGAACCAGCTCACGGCCGCAGAAATGGACTGCACCCAATGGCACAAGCCCAAAAATAACTGCACCACTTCCACTTTTTTCAATGCGTCTGCATTGTTCCAATAGCACTGAGATATTACTACTGATTAATGCTGCTATATAAATAACATGCAAAATGAGGGAAAgctttaaggattttttttgcttgcttctaCTCATGTTCACAGTAAAATTTCCATTGGCTTCAGTAAGCTCTGTATACCAGACTTGCACTAACGCAATTCCATTAACTTAGCTGAATTACTCCTTGTTTATAGCAGTGGAAGTGAGTGGAAAATCAAGGCCAACGGGATAAGAAATAATCCTATTACCCTGCCCAGCAAGATTGCCCTGGGTTTAGAGATGAGGTTTAGGTTTAGCACTGGCTTTTTTGGTCACATAAGCTTTTACACCTTTCCTTACTCCGAACAGCCATTTTGGTGAGTTCATTCTTCTCTCCGTCTttcatctctccttcctcctgctgctcctgggcttgCTTCCTCACCAGATCTAACCAGGGGTAGCAGAAAACTCGTCAGCAATTCAGGGTGCTTAGTGATCCACTCAGATGGCAACTGATAACAAATGACAAGATCACAAAAGTCCTTCAAATCTGAGAATTTCACTGTGCCATCACGACAAGCATTAGAAGTTCCCAACGACAACACTATGCATGGGGAAGGTGAACAACCGCACAAATCAGGCAAGTTTCTCTCACATCCCTCCACTACAACTCGACTACCgctgaaggaaaaacaacttttatgGACTCTGCTGGAATTGGAGCAAGCTTCAGGTGAGGAAAACACGGGGGCAAGAAAAGTAATTGTACATGACACTAGTTCCTTTAACACATGGCTAGCCAGTCTCGACTGCACTTACTGGTGAAATTACATAAAtgttttatgtatatattatatgtatgAATATATAAAGATACATAGGTAAAGGTTGTATGCGTCTGTAAACATATACATCTATACCAATATATACAaaatcttttctggttttgcatttagGTTCTAAGTAATTGGTAATAAGCCAGTTGCTCCTAAATTTCAGCTGGGAATGTGCCACTTTGCAGGGCTAGGTCCAGTCTCTGAGAAGAAATAACTTTAGAATAAAACTGGAGACAGGTTGAAAAGAAAGGCAACCATGGAGACATGATCTGGATGTGCACAAATATCACCACTAGTTACTTTTAAACCCAGAGGTCCCAGTGAGATGAATGGGTCAGAGTTGTACAAGGGCTCAAACTTTTAAAGGCAATGACACGTCTCCACCCCCAGCAAGAGATTCATATTTCTGCATGAAGCTCAGAGACTGAACATGCTACCTCCTCTGAGCCAAATTTCCCCTTGGATCCACACTGCAGATTCCGGGAGTTGGAAGAAGTTATCCTTTGGAGAATAAATTAGTTACTGGCAGGACAACTTTGGCAGCAGCTTAATCTTCCAATCAGTTGCTCCACTAGCATTCTtctagcctggagaaaaggacacATCCTCTTGGGTCCAGCATTTCTCAGAGTGAGTTTGTAATAAGAGTCAATTTGGAGTGGAAAAGATGTGATGTTTTCTGTTAAGCAGATACGCTTCTTCTCCATTAAGGcccacaggcttttttttctctctctctccttttttcgtGAGAACAGGAGGAATAGGAGAGGAAAAAGCCTAATTCGAATAACAGCAGGATTTGAATAACTGCACGCAGGACATTGTATCCTCTGTACCACGTGGAGCAGTGGGTGTACACGGCCTTCCCCATGGGAGGCCTCTGCCCCTCACCCACTCCATGGctgttgtttcatttctttttctgctctctctcagATATCTTCAGAGCCTCCATATCTGATCTGTTGAGGTAATCAGATGAGTCGTTAGTCATAAGAGCTGTAAGCTACCCATTAGATGGGACTCTGATGCTTTAACTAGTGTCTTACCAGAATGCAGGAAATGAAGCCTCCACCCCATGAAGGTGCACGCTATGTTTCCCATGCAGAGCCTCTGGAAAAGGGCAGACAGGACAGAGGTGTGTTTTCCTGTACAGCCTGGATCAGAAACTCCATGCAACATCCCCCACCGGGTATTATTTGTTGTACTGCAAGAGCATCTGTAGATCCCTGCTGCACACCCTAGCCTCATTGGCCAGTGCCTGGATGTATGCATAGGAAAGAAATCCTTCTGCACAGAGATTATAGACAGTATGTCTTGGTCCTTAGACACAGCTTCTGGGAGCGTCTGTCTTCTTCCCCGGCAGTTTTCATCAGCAACCCTCAACCAGTGATACAGGGAGACACGTGCAGAGAGGAAACCACATCTAGCCCAGCTCCACACACTAGGAACTCAcccttgcacacacacagcaTCGCTCCCCACTCTGGGAAGTGTCCCCTGCCTCTGCAGGGCTCCACACCTCCTTCATGGACTCCTTTCTTGCCTAGCAACCTAAAAACCCAGCCCACAGGCAATGCCACCACAGTGCCCATTTACCCAGTCCCCTCCTTCTACCAGCTTTGCTGCAAGTGAGGGGCAGGGACAGGTCCCAGAAAGTGAGTGTTCTGCTAATAATGAGCTAATACAGTGATTAAGTATACTGCTATTGTATGTAGTGGCTCAAGGAAAGGCAAGCATCTATGCATGCAATAGGACAGCGTTCTCTGAGTGGGAAGAAGACAGGGATCTTTTCATACAGAGAAGgacaaggggaaagaaaagcggAAGGAATCACAAAAGTTCTCCCTCAAATCCACTTTcttatgtttgatttttatttgctgttttgtttttcaggagaCTGAAAATCAAGGAAGTGAGAGGGATTTAACTATAACTAGCGCTCGAAGAGATTGTTGCTTTGCATGTAGCATACAGCTCCAAAGGCGGTTTGGTTTTGCAGAAGAGGAGTAAAATGTCTTTGTGACTGCATCGACTTGGAcatttctctgcctcttctctgaTGCTGTTCAAACAGCTTTTCTCACCCAAGCAGCCACAAgtgttttcccctttccctgggTGCCGGGCTGCACCAAGGAGACCTCGGGCGTCCCCTCGGAGGCGAAGCAGCTTGGGCTCActgcctgccccggggagccgagtccccctgcccccggggtggCTAACAACCGGGTTCCCCCTTTGGCTGTGGCAGAAGGAGCCCCTGGCTCACAGAGACCCTATTCAccgcccagccccacagcaaggGGTTTATTTTGGGCCATACGACCTGAACCCCGCAACAAAtctcagccttgctctcccctcGGTCCAAACAATAAAACCCCTCCTCGAAGTTTTAATAAAGACAAACGCATAACGTAAGTGTGATGTCAACCTCGTGTTTAAAAGGCATCGCAGGTCTTTATAAGCAAAGGATATTACCCTGCCCTGGGACAAATCCGAGGCGAGAGTTTTCGCTTCTGGAGCGATGGGGGATGTTTAAACCCAGCCTGgcggcagggagggctgggaccGGGGCGAGGTGGGGGGCGGATCGGGGCCGGGCCGGCTTTCCCAGGGCCCCCTCTCCGTCTGTCAGCCTGGGAATTTATTTTCGTGGCAAGAAACAGGCATGGCTGGCGTTATCGGCAGGGATGACACGAGAGCCAAACAAGGGGGCTTTTGAAATCgtcggggttggggggtgggtggggggtggtccccctcttcctctccatgCAGTGGCATAATTCATCTGAGTAAGGGGCGAAAAAACCACAATATAGAAGTGTTTTTAAAGTAGACCGTCCCAGAAGCTGTTGGAGAAAGGTGCACAGTGGAGACGAAGCTGGGGGCGGTGGGCtccgggggggagggaggggggtccccgggccgccccgcccggCAGGTGAGGCGGGGCCCGGACCCCATTTAACGGAGCACAGCGCCACCCAGCGGAACGGCCGCGCCGCGGGGACGGGGGTCTCCCCCGGGGAGAGTCGGGGGCCCCGGCGGCCCCcggtgtcgtgtcccccccggcccggAGGCACTGCGGCTCCGAGAGCCACCCCCTGCCCGGCGGGGAACCGCCAGCGAGCGACATCGTTTTGAagcctctcttttttctttcccccccccccttttttttgttgtcctccCCCCTCTGTTGCGGTGGAAGAGGTGGCTCTGCCATGCCGCAAAACCCTAATGAATTGTGGAAAGCAAGCAATAATGGCGTATACACTGTGGcagtgaaagtttaaaaaaaaaaaaattaaatttaaaaaaaggaaaagtaaatcaTGTGGAGGGATTTTTGGCCCGAAGTCCATGTTTCCGAAAGGTCAGTGGTATCATTTTGACGTTGATTATGTAGCTGTTCTGGTCTCAAGTatgctcccctcccctcctaGCGTGGTGTGCGAGGATTGTATTTGAAAGGGAGGAAGCAGATACCGAAAGTGATGGCTGATGAATTGTCTAAACCCTTCAGGGACATTTCGTGCGGGGGCTCGGAGGCAGCTCATCAATAAAAGCCTCCCggatggaggagggaaagagagaaagggtgatgggagaggggggtggggggcggaccCCGAAGGCATCGTtgctcccccctttcccctttgaTCCGGTGGGGGATCGTAGCGAACGCTGGGCTTTGGAGGTACCGGTGTAAAAAGGTGTGTATGGAGGCGGGGAGAAGGGGAGATACAGCCCgtaaaaatataaacacacacacacacagaaaaaaaaaaaaaaaaaaaaaaaaaagaagacatgtaAAAATCGGCTTTACGGTTTCCTGCCCCCGCCACCTCGGACCGGCCCTAATGAGTGTCGCCGAGGCGGGAGgtggcggggccgcggccgctgccgccgggcccggccctgGCAGGCTCGCTGCTGAGGTGCGAGCTtggattattacttttttccaaaCTATGTTCGTAAATCATGTAATAATCCGGCACTCAGTAACTCGGCCCTACCTTTGAGTGGGTCGTTATGTTTTATGGgctttacttaaaaattaatgaaaacctCTCACGAAAGgagaggggggtgctggggggggggggggggggggggggaaggagggggaaggaaaggagggagcgGGGAAACCTGCTCCTGATTAGTGCCttccccggcagcggggccggggctgcgggcgagCCCCGCTCCGCGGCCCGCAGGCACCGCCGCGACGCGGGTGAGGGGCGTGCAGCGCCGCCCAGGCCCTTCTTCCTCCGAAATTAAAACAAACGCACAACACCCTCCGACATGCCTACCATCCCAACGAGCCCTCCCGCCCCGATGGCCCCCCCCTTGTTGCCCATCCGGCGAGACCCGTTTTCTGTCGCCGGGGGCGTCCCGCGGAGCTTTTCACTCGTGTTTCTGCTGGGAGGGGATGCCGCCGCGCCGGGGGCGTTTGGGGATGGGGCGCTGGGGAAgacgggggggtcccggggggcggCGAGGAGCCGGGAGAAAAGCGCAGCCCTCCGCCAGGGCCGGGGGCACCGCTGGCTCCCTCGCCCCGCTGAAACTATTTGTCTGCTGCAAATGGTATGGAAAGTAATTAAGGCTGGAGCACGTATGAAAATTATTGACAATGTGTAAAGTCAGAAATCTCATTTGATCGGAATGTAAACTTGGGCGGGGGAGAAGCCAGTCAAAAAGGTACCGTGTGTTCAGATCTCGGGCCAAACCGTGTTTGCCCTTACTCGCGGCTGTCAGCGGGGTATGCGGAGCGGGATTAGGGGGTGGCTTTTCCTACAGCCTTGCAGGGACGCGATGAACCCCTACGACAAGGGCTGCCGCTAACATTTTTGCGCTGTGGCTCCTGGCTCTTGCGCGACCTTTACCACTGAGACCCGACGGGGATGTGGGCGGGTGGGGCGGTCGGATCGGTCACCCATCTCTTTGGCAGCGTCCCCTCGGAGGTCTGCCCGAGCCTCCTCACCGGGAGCCCGGCAGAGACCCCTCCACCTGCCCGCAGCTGCCCGCTCTTCTGCCGCCGCCCGGCTGCCCGCACTGCGGCGGGGACCTCGCCTCGGCTCTGATCTCGAAACATCCCGCTTCTTATTTTACCCCGCGCCTTGTCACGTTTTATTTACACCGACAGAGGATACTCGGAGacaaaggagtattttttttttttttacgtcaaagatgttttatatttttggaAGGGTTGTGTTTCCTTTTAGAGAGGTGACCTATATCCTGACCGCTGTAGGGGGTTTATTTTGATGCTCCGGGAAGTTCAGTtggagctgtgcagagctggaagGGGATAAAATCTTTAACATTGTCATCTGGCATAGGAAAAGCAAAGTCTACCCACACAAACACTTGGTGGAATTACTCGGGGGCTGACACTTACAAAACCGACGCTATTATTTTACGCGGAGCGTGTCTTTGTGCAGGTTTAATCGCCGCTATGTCCTCGCAGCTCCGACGGGCTGTTTGCAACAACCGCGTTATCTGTAGGGCGGCCAGGATCCATCGGAGCCCCTGCTTTACCCCACATCTGAGGACCTCTCTTTCCCCCTGTGCCCCGCCATCCCGGGACCGCGGGGAAAGAAACGGGACGGGCAGCCCGGGACCACCCTCGGCACCCCCCGGAGATCCCCGCGGCTGGGTGGGAGTCGGCTTTGCTAAACTCTGGGCTTGGCGAGCTCGGAGGGAGAGTGGGCATCTCAGGCTCGCAGGGTGTCTTTCTGCCACGGCTCCCGGGCAGTGATGAGGacgggatgggatgcagggaACGGAAGCAATCTTGGTCGGGGGGCGGGGGTGAGATGGACGGGGGGGTCAACACTGCAATAAAATTTTAGGCTGTAGGTGCTGTCACGGAAAGTGTAAAAACTTATAAATACTTTTCAGTACGTTGAAGGGACCAAACGCCCGCGAAAGCAGAACCTGTCCAGAGCGGGGTAAATGTCTTTGCGTCCCTAGTGTTCAGTGCTCGCACCTTCCCCTCCGCGGGGTCCCCCGGTCCTTGGAGACAGCGGAGTCCCGGCTCCCTGCGAGACGCTCCCGGGAGTCAGGGTCCTGCGTGTCCAGCTTGGGAGAGTTGGGTGGTGCCTCTTCTCCCACCTGCTGAGGCCGATTTCCCCCTGAAAAACACTTCTCCAAAGGCGAATAGGTCCTGCTCCTCGGATGGCTTCTCGCCCAAACTTTCTTTCTCGCCTGGTCTTTCTCTCCGTCCTCGGGCACTGAACAAGGCTGCCCTGGACGGGAGACttgtgctgcagggaggaaaagggaaagatgcGACCCTGCTAATTCACGATCATCACCTTCACGGAGGTGTCCTGACCCAGGCTTagctcaccaccaccaccaccccgacATCTAGGCACTGCTGAAAAATTTCCCAAGGTATCTCCACGGGAAGCCAGCCAAACCAATGTGGCGATACCCCAGGTAACCCCCTGCAAAATGCTACGAGAGAGGTGCCCGTTCCACGCAGGGAGCATGTCTGGTGATGGTTTTGGGGTCAGGCTGTCTTTTATTCTCGCAAGGAGAGGTAGGCCTCTACGTTTGGGCTGAGTGTCCTTGTCTGCATTTGAGATGGGAGGTGTCTCAACACTTCGGACGCCGCGACcgtctctccttttcctctgcctcgGGAAAGGGGAGACCGACCCTTTAACAGGAGCTGGGAAGAAGGGTCCTGGTGGCAGGCTTCGGGGAGACGTCTATAAAAAGAGTCACGCCTGCTGCCCATTGCGTccgcaaagaaaaaaaaggggaaggggggcggCGAAAAAAAAAAGCGGAAAAACCTCTCCAAACAAACATCGGGATCGCACGGCTACTGCCAGAGGTCCCGAGAAGTCAAGAGGTCCCGGGAGCAGCACAAAGGACGGGGCAGGACCGCTGcgagtcccttcccatcccagcctctctgctccctccGCCGCGGCGgagctgcccccccaccccaggcggTCGCCCCGGGCCACCGGGCCCACCGGGGCCGCTGGGACCGGCTGCCGAGCGCTCGGCTGCGGCTGCTCGGCTCCTCCAGCTCGTTAAAATGCCCGCATGCCTCTCATGCGGAAAGGGATCTCTGTCAGCCCCTGCAGATCGAGATCTAAATCCAGGCACCCTGAAACTGACAGTCGGAGGAAAATCCTCCAGGGCTTAAGGAAACGCACTTTTACAATACTGGAGGGATTTGTTTAAGTTTCAGTCTCGGCTTTAATTGAAAAAACGCTTCTCATCTGCAGGAcctcagaggagaggaaagagccTGAAGCacgcagttaaaaaaaaaaaaaaaaggagggaaagaatagaaaaataacaaaaagaggtGGGGGtaagaaaagggggggggaaggactcCAAGATAACCGTAAACATTTATCTTTCATATTTGTCTCCCGTTTTCTTAACTGGTTTAGTCTAACTTATTTCATTTAGCCCACGAAGCAAAGGGGACTGTGTTATGAACATGAAACTGAAACCGCAATAATGAAGAGATTTCCTAGAATAAAAACGATGATTATAGAACAACATCTGAGTAACCAAATCTGCCAAAAAGTTTAATTTCCGTATACTCTGGTAAAACAAACCAGTTGTGCTCCAAAGCTGGGATCAGCTCAGAAATGGATACACCAACCAAAATAAACATCTCCACCAAACAGCAAATGCACTTCTGTTTAATCATAGGCACTTCAAACCATCTTTTAAAGTCTCGGTACCATGTCTTGGAGACCTCTTCATGCTGTGTTTCAAACCAGCGTCTGCTGCGAAGAAGAGGACATTGCTAACAGGTAGAAGGCTGCTGAGTGCATGTGTTAACCCCGATTCGCCTATCAGGGCTGTGTCAAGTCGCGACTGAAGCAGCATGCGGCTGCCTGCCACCGGGCTGCCCTCTGCTTCATTGTCAGTCCTGTCTCGCACCGAAAAGTAACGGCACCGTCGTATATCGTGACATCTGCGTTGGGAGTAAATGCCTCTTCCCTCTCGACTAACATTAATGATCAAAACGAGTTATCTGAAAAGGGGGTAGGTTAGGGTCATTTTCAGGCGACGTCTTCCCGCCCCCCCACCATTGCATTTGATGCATCGAGCCTCCTGACGATCGCCGAAACGACGGGCATTTCACTCGAGGGTGACTTTTAGACGGACGTCCCGCCGCGGAAGGCGAAAAAGGACGCTCGCTCGCCGACCTAGAGCAGGGAAGGATGTTTACCTACGAAACCACcggtttattattattttttttaatattccgaATTGGTCGTTACAACGAGATCAGGAATCGCACGTCGGCCTCCCTGCCCCtccagaggggggaaaaaaaaaaaaaaagaaacaagatataCAGAGAGGTAGATTGATttagaaatagatattttttaatatttttttttttttactatgggAACAATTTAAATCTACGCCTCAAGAAAGGTAAACACGGTCTACGGACTGGGCGatcactttttttctgttaaaaatgtgtAGTAAACATTGCTGGGCTTGGTAGTGTTTTTCTTAGCTGATCCTCAGGTACAATCAAGCCATTTTCGGACACATTCCCATGTATGTAGCAGTGGTGATCTGGAGGAAGCTGTCGACGCCTGTTCAGTTAATTTAGGTTTTCTTTGTCTAATTACTGTGGAGCTTAGGGAAAAGGAGCCGGGCTCAGGGCAGTAAACTGACACTTGGGCTCTGTGTGTGGTATCCAGGCAGAGTTTGATGGAAAAAGCCTGCTACCACTCAACTGCAGGTCACTGTCTGGGACCagccccaccccctccctgcccgtaCCCACCAGCGAGCTCTCAGCACGGAGCTGCGCTGGAGACAgacggacacacagacacacacacagcgCTGCAGGCACGCTGACACGGCGTCCCGCTCTGCCCGCGTCCTTCCCACCCCCGTGCCTTTGGTCCAGCATCCCTGtctgctctgcctctcctcccgcCGCCGTCCCTCCTTCCGTCTCCAGTTTGATCCTGGAGCCTCCTCCATCATCTGGGAGCAGGCCTGTGCCTCCGCcggcccctctgctccctgcccccccaGGCGCCCCGTTTCCTCCGGCAAACGGCGTTTGCCAACACACGTGACCCACCCGCCGCACCGGGGGGACGTACCcaggggggcggagggagggcgCATCCGTGGTCCTCGGACTCGACCCCTATTGCCCTATAAAATGAATTACATTTTATAGTGGGGGAGGGTGGCAAGGCGTAGCGAGAAGTCTTAAAACCCGGAGGTctgacaggcttgaggagcaACAGACGCAGCTGCCCGGGGCTCAGCAGGGCGGGCGACCCCTTCACACGCACCCACGCCCGCTCCCGGCGGCATCAGCGCCCCTGTgccccgggggcagcggcggagcTTTGGGCTGGCAGCAGCTTCCCTCgccccggggccgtgccggggagcAGCGGGCAGACCGGtgcctgcggggccgggggagccccggggaggcggTAAACGGTGTCgctgcggggccggcggcggcagccagCCGGGAATGGTGCGGCAGCAGTGCCTCAGCCCCTCCTGCCCAGATGACGGGTGGACAGAGGCCAGCTGGAAAGGGGGTggtctcttccccctgccccccctcctcGCTCCCCCTCTCTCTATCTCTGCTGATTTCTCGGCCGGATTCAGGGGGGTCtgcggggaaaggggggaaaaaaagaaaaaaaagagcaagattGAAGGAACTGATAGGCGGTCGCTCTGTGCCTTTTACGTAAGAAGAAAGTATATATGAAAGAATAACAGTGCGGAAGAGATTGGAGGGGGGGGCTCTTGCGCTTCCTCCCCTTGCCGGATTAGGCAGCGGGATGGTCCCCAggtggggggccggggaggaAGCGGAGCGGCGCTGAGCGGAGCCTccgcgggcggcgcggggagggcgggggccgggccggggccgggccggtccATCCCGCCAGTGCCTGGCTCCGGCGGAAAGCAGAGGAGCCATTGCGCAAGGGACGGCGGGGAGGGATGCGcagggcgctgccgccgccccgccgccgcccgccgcgctgaGGAGGTGCCCGGAGGACAGCAgctcccaccgccccccccccgctctccccctgcggggcaccccccgccccggtacCCAccccgcccggctcccccccttccctcccagcctcaccccaccctgccccattCCCCTCCCTCCGCCAGATGACCACCGAGAGCGGCCAGCAGCGGCAGGAGCCCCCCATCCCTCTCCGCTCCTGCAGCCCGGCTCCCGGAGCTCTCCAGATGAGCCGGCCGCCCTCCTCCGCCCTGGAGacctccacctcctcttcctccacctccacctcctcctcctcctcggcggcggcggcgtcctCCAAGAGCAAGAAGGCCAGCTCGGGGCTGCGGCGGCCCGAGAAGCCTCCCTACTCCTACATCGCCCTCATCGTCATGGCCATCCAGAGCTCGCCCTCCAAGCGCCTGACCCTCAGCGAGATCTACCAGTTCCTGCAGGCCCGCTTCCCCTTCTTCCGTGGCTCCTACCAGGGCTGGAAGAACTCCGTGCGCCACAACCTCTCCCTCAACGAGTGCTTCATCAAGCTGCCCAAGGGACTGGGCCGCCCGGGCAAGGGCCACTACTGGACCATCGACCCGGCCAGCGAGTTCATGTTCGAGGAGGGCTCCTTCCGACGGCGGCCCCGCGGCTTCAGGAGGAAATGCCAGGCGCTGAAGCCCATGTACCGCATGATGAACGGGCTGGGCTTCGGCGCCTCCATCCTCCCGCAGGGCTTCGATTT includes these proteins:
- the FOXF2 gene encoding forkhead box protein F2, encoding MTTESGQQRQEPPIPLRSCSPAPGALQMSRPPSSALETSTSSSSTSTSSSSSAAAASSKSKKASSGLRRPEKPPYSYIALIVMAIQSSPSKRLTLSEIYQFLQARFPFFRGSYQGWKNSVRHNLSLNECFIKLPKGLGRPGKGHYWTIDPASEFMFEEGSFRRRPRGFRRKCQALKPMYRMMNGLGFGASILPQGFDFQAPPASLACHSNGYNLDMMPNAMASGYEGLSGGHHVPHMSPNPGSTYMASCPVTANGDYGPDSSSSPVPSSPAMASAIECHSPYTSPSAHWTASGASPYIKQQGLPAANAASSGIHSSVPSYSLEQGYLHQSPRDDLSVGLPRYQHHPSPVCDRKDFVLNFNGISSFHPSASGSYYHHHHHQSVCQDIKPCVM